The Ferrimicrobium sp. sequence AGCATTTGAACGTCGACCTCACCGTCTTACCGATGACGAACGACGAGGTCGCCACCAAGGTCCTCGCTCAGCTCCCATCGAAAGAGAATCAAGGCGATCAGATTGTCGAACTCGATTTCCAGGAGTATTTTGTTCGCTACCATCACCAGCCGCGGGTGTTGCGGGTGCGATACGACCATATCAACACCGCAAAGCCGAGTTCGGACGTCACACGCGCTCTTGACACAGCACGTCGGATCATCATTGCTCCATCAAATCCCATACTCTCTATCGGGCCAATCCTCGCGTTAAGGGGTATCAGTGACCAGCTGCAGCGACGGGCCAGCGAGGGAGCTGTCGTCGCAATCTCTCCGATTATTGCCGGCGAAGCAGTCAAGGGGCCACTTGCAGAAATACTCGACTCACTCATGACCCAGCACGATGCACGGACCGTTGCACAGCTCTACCAGGAGGTCGCAAGTGTTTTCATCGTCGACACGGCCGATGCACACCTCGTCGAATCGATCCGCGCCGGCGGTCTGGCCTGCCTGAGCACCCAAACGCTTATGACTGATCTCGACGCTGCCGTCAACCTAGCCCAATTCGCGGTTGGAGCTCGATGAATCAGCTCAGGCTCCAGCTCTTTACCAATCCGCTCGACGAGGAGATCGTGGAGGGAACTGATCTCGCAGCTCTGATCGTCCGAGACTTTGAACTCGCCGATGGCGATATCATAGTGGTCACCCAAAAGGTGATTTCAAAGGCCGAAGGGCAGGTCGTCAGCGTCGATGACGACGATCAGGAGAGCTTTGACGCGCTCGTGCGCTCTGAATCCCGTCGCATCCTCCGTCGTCGAGGGACACTCGCGATCACCGAGACGCACCACGGATTCGTCTGCGCTAATGCGGGTATCGATCGATCAAATACCGACCCAGGTACGGTCACGCTCCTGCCTGTCGACCCTGATCGAAGCGCACTCCGCCTGTTGCATCAGTTGCAGTATCGCACAGGACTTCAGCTTGGAGTGGTCATCACTGACACCTTCGGCCGTACATGGCGATCAGGAGTAACCGACGTCGCTATCGGTGTCGCAGGCCTCCAACCCATCGCCGACCTACGCGGGACCCGGGACCACAACGGTATGACCCTACAGGCAACTGAAATCTGCATCGCCGACGAGATTGCCGGTGCTGCTGACCTCATTAAGCGCAAGGACGGTCGTACCCCATTTGTTCTTGTTAGAGGAGTGGACCGAAGCCACCTGGGGCATGGGAGCATCGGTGCCGACGTCGTCCGTGGGTACGACTTCGATCTCTTCCGTTAGCCGAAGCTGGTCCGAGTGACAGTGGCCTCATACCACTCAAAAACCCGTTCAAGACCTCGTTCGAGCGTTGTGCTCGCGTGCCACCTCAAATACCAACCAGCACGCCTGGCATCAAGACTTGAGCGCAAAATCTCGCCGGGAATGGCCTGGCTATAGATCGGCTGCCGGTACTCACCCCCTGCAATCCGATACATCTCCTTATGGAGCGTGTTGATCGAGGTTTCGATTCCTGTTGCAATATTGAGCGTAAGACCACCTCCCTGCTCAAGGGATCGATAAAACGCATCAACGACATCCTCGACGTAGACGAAATCACGAGTCTGGCTTCCATCTCCAAGGATACTGGCCTGTTCGCCTGCGATGATGGCCTGAGCGAACTTCGCCACCACCCCTCCCTCAGCCAACATGCCTTGCCTCGGCCCATAGACGTTCGCCAACACGAGAGCCGTGTATTCGAGGTCGAAGCTCGCCCGGAAGAGCCGCAGATAGGCGAGGACCGCATCCTTGGACAGACCATAGAAGGAGTCCGGATTATGGGGCATATCCTCGCGCACAGGCAGATCCTTTGGTGCTATCGCACCGTAGATACCGGCACTCGTGGCAAAGATCACCTTTGAAACGCCGGTGCGTCGTGCAGCTTCGAGGACCCGGAGAGAACCAACGACGTTAGTCGTCAAATCCCCAACAGGGTCCAACATGGATTCACGCACGTTGACCTGCGCGGCGAGATGGATCACCGCCCCAGGTTGGCGCCGCATCATCAGCGCCTCCAGATCACCATCGACAATATCTAGCTTGTGGAAATGTAAACCACGATCACCCTTACCTCGCGCCGTGCGCAGATTGGCAAGGGAGCCCGTCGAAAGATTATCGACCACATCGACTTCGTAACCAGCATCGATCAACCGCTCCACGAGATGAGAACCGATAAAACCGGCTCCGCCGGTCACCAAGACAGGAGACGATACCATCTATGATTGTCCCACGCCCACCAAGCTGTCGCCTGGATGAAGATCCGTACTCTCAGCGACAATAGCTAGCTCATCGAGGTGGACATCCTCAGGAACCACCGTATGCGCACCAACGATAGATCCTCGGATAACGGAACCCGGACCCACTCGCGCGCCCTCAAGGACAACTGAGTCTATAACCGTGGCCCCATCTGCAATCTCTACCCCGTCCTCAATCACAGATCCAACGACTCGTGAAACCGAACTCAGTTGGACCGAAGAACCAAAGTAGCAATGCCCAACAGCGTCTTCCGGCTGATTCGGAGCAGGATACCAGGCTCGCGGAGGAACGAGCTCACCCATCCGAGCACCAAAGAGAATGTCTCGAATTGCCCGATAATAGTTTTTTGGCGTACCCGCATCAAGCCAGTAACACTCATACGCACGGGCAAAGAGAGTGCCCTGTTTTACCAGTTGCGGGAACAACTCTCTCTCGATCGACATTTTGCCGCCTTGAGGGATAAGCTCAAGGGCACTCGGCTCCAAAATGTAGATCCCCGCATTGATATCATGTGAGGGAGCGGATTCGATCGACGGCTTCTCCACAAAACGAAGGGCGCGCCCATGCTCATCCTTCACCACCACCCCAAACTGGCTAGGGTTGTCCACTCGCACCAGTCCAATTGTCGCACGGCTTCGCCGATCGAGATGGAAATCTATCAAATCCTTTACGTCCAAGTCGGTCAAGATATCGCCGTTGACCACGAGAAATGTCTCATCAATGCCAGCACTCTCTGCAGCAAACCGGATCGCCCCTGCCGTATCAAGTGGCTCCTCTTCGATCGCATAGGTTAGGCGAACCCCCGCCGCTTCCCCAGTCGGATAGGCCAGGCGGAAGGCGTCTGGTTGATATCCCAGCGACAACACCACCTCATCGACACCGAAACCACGAAGACGATGCAGGACCCGCTCCAGCATTGGGAAACCAATCACTCGAAGCATCTGCTTAGGAGTATGAA is a genomic window containing:
- a CDS encoding NDP-sugar synthase, encoding MRAVVLVGGEGTRLRPLTFHTPKQMLRVIGFPMLERVLHRLRGFGVDEVVLSLGYQPDAFRLAYPTGEAAGVRLTYAIEEEPLDTAGAIRFAAESAGIDETFLVVNGDILTDLDVKDLIDFHLDRRSRATIGLVRVDNPSQFGVVVKDEHGRALRFVEKPSIESAPSHDINAGIYILEPSALELIPQGGKMSIERELFPQLVKQGTLFARAYECYWLDAGTPKNYYRAIRDILFGARMGELVPPRAWYPAPNQPEDAVGHCYFGSSVQLSSVSRVVGSVIEDGVEIADGATVIDSVVLEGARVGPGSVIRGSIVGAHTVVPEDVHLDELAIVAESTDLHPGDSLVGVGQS
- a CDS encoding NAD-dependent epimerase/dehydratase family protein → MVSSPVLVTGGAGFIGSHLVERLIDAGYEVDVVDNLSTGSLANLRTARGKGDRGLHFHKLDIVDGDLEALMMRRQPGAVIHLAAQVNVRESMLDPVGDLTTNVVGSLRVLEAARRTGVSKVIFATSAGIYGAIAPKDLPVREDMPHNPDSFYGLSKDAVLAYLRLFRASFDLEYTALVLANVYGPRQGMLAEGGVVAKFAQAIIAGEQASILGDGSQTRDFVYVEDVVDAFYRSLEQGGGLTLNIATGIETSINTLHKEMYRIAGGEYRQPIYSQAIPGEILRSSLDARRAGWYLRWHASTTLERGLERVFEWYEATVTRTSFG
- the cofD gene encoding 2-phospho-L-lactate transferase; the encoded protein is MIAVLAGGVGAAKFLRGLTNAGLQEEIVAIVNTGDDWVHYGLHISPDLDTIVYTLANLVNPETGWGLQDESFHARASLQRLGDDPWFTLGDRDIGLHMFRTQRLAEGASLTQVTAEIVQHLNVDLTVLPMTNDEVATKVLAQLPSKENQGDQIVELDFQEYFVRYHHQPRVLRVRYDHINTAKPSSDVTRALDTARRIIIAPSNPILSIGPILALRGISDQLQRRASEGAVVAISPIIAGEAVKGPLAEILDSLMTQHDARTVAQLYQEVASVFIVDTADAHLVESIRAGGLACLSTQTLMTDLDAAVNLAQFAVGAR
- the cofE gene encoding coenzyme F420-0:L-glutamate ligase, coding for MNQLRLQLFTNPLDEEIVEGTDLAALIVRDFELADGDIIVVTQKVISKAEGQVVSVDDDDQESFDALVRSESRRILRRRGTLAITETHHGFVCANAGIDRSNTDPGTVTLLPVDPDRSALRLLHQLQYRTGLQLGVVITDTFGRTWRSGVTDVAIGVAGLQPIADLRGTRDHNGMTLQATEICIADEIAGAADLIKRKDGRTPFVLVRGVDRSHLGHGSIGADVVRGYDFDLFR